The following coding sequences lie in one Streptomyces xiamenensis genomic window:
- the glgX gene encoding glycogen debranching protein GlgX — MSLTPQDGRRTQIWPGRPQPLGARFHTGPGGTQGTNFALWAGGAEGVEVCLFDDTDRETRHPLEEVTHEIWHGFLPGVGPGTRYGYRVHGPWDPATGARWNPAKLLLDPYARAIDGEFAALPPEVYGHVRDWPRQDAADTVRDDRDSAPHVPKGVVTDDRETPWTDPWAEDRRPKTPWADSVIYELHVRGFTMRHPGVPPHLRGTYAGLAHPAALEHLTSLGVTAVELLPVHQFAHEDHLLRRGLRDHWGYNSIGYFAPHAGYAATGTRGQQVGEFRDMVAALHAAGIEVILDVVYNHTAEADERGPTLSLRGIANPGYYRLADNPRHYADYTGCGNTLHVVQPQVLRLITDSLRYWVQEMGVDGFRFDLAAALARSMHDVDMLSPFLAVIAQDPVLRRVKLIAEPWDIGSGGYQVGAFPPLWTEWNDRYRDTVRDYWRGALPDVRDLGSRLAGSSDLYAWGGRHPYASVNFVTAHDGFTLRDLVSYDRKHNEANGEDNRDGTDDNRSWNCGAEGETEDKEITALRRRQLRNLLSTVLLSTGVPMLVAGDEMGRTQRGNNNAYCQDNELGWIDWSASRDPAWRPLLDLTRRLIALRRTHPVLRRRAFFSGRRHGPGGMRDLGWFTASGEEMTEEDWHRPSKTLGMFLSGRDIPQRDERGRPVTDDSFLVLLHAGAEPARFPLPGPPWATGYELLVDTSREEQSAPPGSHHDGGGELLLPARSVLLLRALPPGADTPPIG; from the coding sequence GTGTCCCTGACACCCCAGGACGGACGGCGCACCCAGATCTGGCCCGGCCGCCCCCAGCCCCTCGGCGCCCGCTTCCACACCGGGCCCGGCGGCACCCAGGGCACCAACTTCGCCCTGTGGGCGGGCGGCGCCGAGGGCGTCGAGGTCTGCCTCTTCGACGACACCGACCGCGAGACCCGCCATCCCCTGGAAGAGGTAACCCACGAGATCTGGCACGGCTTCCTCCCCGGGGTGGGGCCCGGCACCCGGTACGGCTACCGCGTGCACGGCCCCTGGGATCCGGCCACCGGCGCCCGCTGGAACCCCGCCAAGCTGCTCCTGGACCCGTACGCCCGCGCCATCGACGGCGAATTCGCCGCACTGCCCCCCGAGGTCTACGGCCACGTCCGCGACTGGCCCCGCCAGGACGCCGCCGACACCGTGCGCGACGACCGCGACTCCGCCCCGCACGTCCCCAAGGGTGTGGTCACCGACGACCGCGAGACACCGTGGACCGACCCCTGGGCCGAGGACCGCCGCCCCAAGACCCCCTGGGCCGACTCCGTCATCTACGAGCTCCACGTCCGCGGCTTCACCATGCGCCACCCCGGCGTCCCCCCGCACCTGCGCGGCACCTACGCCGGGCTCGCCCACCCCGCGGCCCTCGAACACCTCACCTCGCTCGGCGTCACCGCCGTCGAACTGCTGCCCGTCCACCAGTTCGCCCACGAGGACCACCTGCTGCGCCGCGGCCTGCGCGACCACTGGGGCTACAACTCCATCGGCTACTTCGCCCCGCACGCCGGATACGCCGCCACCGGCACCCGCGGCCAGCAGGTCGGAGAATTCCGCGACATGGTCGCCGCCCTGCACGCCGCCGGCATCGAGGTCATCCTCGACGTCGTCTACAACCACACCGCCGAGGCCGACGAACGCGGCCCCACCCTCTCCCTGCGCGGCATCGCCAACCCCGGCTACTACCGGCTCGCCGACAACCCCCGCCACTACGCCGACTACACCGGCTGCGGCAACACCCTGCACGTCGTCCAGCCCCAGGTACTGCGGCTGATCACCGACTCCCTGCGCTACTGGGTGCAGGAGATGGGGGTCGACGGGTTCCGCTTCGACCTCGCCGCCGCCCTCGCCCGCTCCATGCACGACGTGGACATGCTCTCCCCGTTCCTCGCCGTCATCGCCCAGGATCCCGTGCTGCGCCGCGTCAAACTCATCGCCGAACCCTGGGACATCGGCAGCGGCGGCTACCAGGTCGGTGCCTTCCCCCCGCTGTGGACCGAGTGGAACGACCGCTACCGCGACACCGTGCGCGACTACTGGCGCGGCGCGCTGCCCGACGTGCGCGACCTCGGCTCCCGGCTGGCGGGATCCAGCGACCTGTACGCCTGGGGCGGCCGGCACCCGTACGCCTCCGTCAACTTCGTCACCGCCCACGACGGCTTCACCCTGCGCGACCTCGTCTCCTACGACCGCAAGCACAACGAGGCCAACGGCGAGGACAACCGCGACGGAACCGACGACAACCGGTCCTGGAACTGCGGGGCGGAGGGCGAGACCGAGGACAAGGAGATCACCGCGCTGCGCCGCCGCCAGCTGCGCAATCTGCTCAGCACCGTGCTGCTGTCCACCGGCGTGCCGATGCTGGTGGCGGGCGACGAGATGGGCCGCACCCAGCGGGGCAACAACAACGCCTACTGCCAGGACAACGAACTGGGCTGGATCGACTGGAGCGCCTCCCGCGACCCCGCCTGGCGCCCGCTGCTCGACCTCACCCGGCGGCTGATCGCGCTGCGCCGCACCCATCCGGTGCTGCGCCGCCGGGCCTTCTTCTCCGGGCGGCGGCACGGGCCGGGCGGCATGCGCGACCTGGGCTGGTTCACCGCGAGCGGGGAGGAGATGACCGAGGAGGACTGGCACCGGCCCAGCAAGACCCTGGGCATGTTCCTGTCCGGGCGCGACATCCCGCAACGCGACGAGCGGGGCCGCCCGGTGACCGACGACAGCTTCCTGGTGCTGTTGCACGCCGGGGCCGAACCCGCCCGCTTCCCGCTGCCGGGGCCGCCCTGGGCCACCGGGTACGAGCTGCTCGTCGACACCTCGCGGGAGGAACAGAGCGCCCCGCCCGGCAGCCACCACGACGGCGGCGGCGAACTGCTGCTGCCGGCCCGCTCGGTCCTGCTGCTGCGCGCCCTGCCCCCGGGCGCCGACACGCCCCCGATCGGGTGA
- a CDS encoding BTAD domain-containing putative transcriptional regulator, with translation MRFQLLGPLSMTDGTDTVVLGPSKPTNLLAALLLRSNSIVSAGYLQQMIWGDEQPATAKAALQTCVLRLRRLFERQHVLDTPIEAAPGGYRITADERTLDLIEFRARVRHGTALADDPAAELTTLRHALTLWQGSLLANVRSETMHRDEVPRLVEERLRTVERVCDLELTLGNCGAALVELWSATRAHPSHGRFREQLIEALYRTGRQSEALSEYRGFKEYLRDELGVDPSPALQKLELAILRGESLGPAPESEHPQALPPAPLPAALPAPAAPAELLAPSPPPDPSPSTRAAAPPAWTPVPSFTGRATEVAALVARLTTQPGTELLCGAPGIGKTALARHVADLVRDHFPGGCRVIDMADRGETVGTGARDVPEQIDADPRTLLVLDDVEDPGHVRPLLSARRGAATLITSRRGLAALVATHGGRVTRLDLFTAAEAHALLRAALGTERVAAEPGAAAELALLCGRHPLALRIAAARLLTRPALRIADAVGWLTDDPLTRLALPDDPRLSVARVLDGALERLAPPLPAVFAALGRLGRDRFHPADAATAVGAAGTSPLTPSETETALERLADAGLLEDGPPGPYRMHPLLRGYARTRYPDRDPQKV, from the coding sequence GTGCGGTTCCAGCTCCTCGGCCCGCTGAGCATGACCGACGGCACCGACACCGTCGTCCTGGGGCCCTCCAAGCCGACGAACCTGCTGGCCGCGCTGCTGCTGCGATCCAACAGCATCGTCTCGGCCGGCTACCTCCAGCAGATGATCTGGGGCGACGAACAGCCCGCCACCGCAAAAGCCGCCCTCCAGACCTGCGTGCTGCGGCTGCGCCGGCTCTTCGAACGCCAGCACGTGCTGGACACCCCCATCGAGGCGGCCCCCGGCGGCTACCGGATCACCGCCGACGAACGCACGCTGGATCTCATCGAGTTCCGCGCCCGGGTCCGCCACGGCACCGCGCTCGCCGACGACCCGGCCGCCGAACTCACCACGCTGCGGCACGCACTGACGCTGTGGCAGGGCTCCCTGCTGGCGAACGTGCGCTCGGAGACCATGCACCGCGACGAGGTGCCGCGCCTGGTGGAGGAACGGCTGCGCACCGTGGAGCGGGTCTGCGACCTGGAACTGACGCTCGGGAACTGCGGTGCCGCGCTGGTCGAACTGTGGAGCGCCACCCGCGCCCACCCCAGCCACGGACGGTTCCGCGAGCAGTTGATCGAGGCGCTGTACCGCACCGGGCGGCAGTCGGAGGCGCTGAGCGAGTACCGGGGGTTCAAGGAGTACCTCCGTGACGAGCTGGGCGTGGACCCCTCGCCCGCCCTCCAGAAGCTGGAACTGGCCATCCTGCGCGGGGAGAGCCTCGGGCCCGCACCGGAGAGCGAACACCCCCAGGCGCTGCCGCCCGCCCCGCTCCCGGCGGCGCTGCCCGCACCGGCCGCACCGGCCGAGCTCCTCGCCCCGAGCCCGCCCCCGGACCCGTCCCCCTCCACGCGCGCCGCCGCGCCGCCCGCCTGGACGCCGGTGCCCTCCTTCACCGGCCGTGCCACCGAGGTCGCCGCCCTGGTGGCACGGCTGACCACCCAGCCCGGCACCGAACTCCTGTGCGGTGCCCCCGGCATCGGCAAGACCGCGCTCGCCCGCCACGTCGCCGACCTGGTGCGCGATCACTTCCCCGGCGGCTGCCGGGTCATCGACATGGCGGACCGCGGTGAGACCGTTGGCACCGGCGCCCGTGACGTGCCGGAGCAGATCGACGCCGACCCCCGCACCCTCCTGGTCCTCGACGACGTCGAAGACCCCGGACACGTCCGCCCGCTGCTCTCCGCCCGGCGCGGCGCCGCCACCCTCATCACCAGCCGGCGCGGCCTCGCCGCCCTCGTCGCCACCCACGGCGGGCGCGTCACCCGGCTGGACCTTTTCACCGCCGCCGAGGCCCACGCCCTGCTGCGCGCCGCGCTCGGCACCGAGCGGGTCGCCGCCGAGCCCGGCGCCGCCGCCGAACTCGCCCTGCTGTGCGGGCGCCACCCGCTCGCCCTGCGGATCGCCGCCGCCCGGCTGCTCACCCGCCCCGCCCTGCGGATCGCCGACGCGGTGGGCTGGCTCACCGACGACCCGCTCACCCGCCTCGCCCTGCCCGACGACCCGCGGCTGTCCGTCGCCCGGGTGCTGGACGGCGCGCTGGAGCGGCTGGCGCCGCCGCTGCCCGCGGTGTTCGCCGCGCTGGGGCGGCTGGGCCGCGACCGGTTCCACCCCGCCGACGCGGCCACCGCCGTGGGCGCCGCCGGGACCTCCCCCCTGACCCCGTCCGAGACCGAGACCGCCCTGGAGCGGCTGGCCGACGCCGGCCTGCTGGAGGACGGGCCACCGGGCCCGTACCGCATGCATCCACTGCTGCGGGGCTACGCCAGAACCCGATACCCGGACCGAGACCCACAGAAGGTGTGA
- a CDS encoding ATP-binding protein — protein sequence MAATADTPMRDVMGVSGPSGAAADMTSDPSAGEVRLPARPESAALVRRLTRDLLRDRWLLSRQLTEDAVQLAAELAANAVQHAGAHSFGLLVRRRRGWIRVEIRDPSRALPCLLPPGRELDLNGRGLFLVDALADRWGVDLLPRGKSTWFELRLSGR from the coding sequence ATGGCAGCGACGGCGGACACCCCGATGCGGGACGTCATGGGCGTGAGCGGACCGAGCGGAGCGGCGGCGGACATGACCTCCGATCCGTCGGCCGGCGAGGTACGGCTGCCCGCCCGCCCCGAATCGGCGGCACTCGTGCGCCGGCTGACCCGCGACCTGCTGCGGGACCGCTGGCTGTTGTCGCGGCAGCTCACCGAGGACGCCGTGCAGCTGGCTGCCGAGCTGGCCGCCAACGCCGTCCAGCACGCCGGGGCGCACAGCTTCGGGCTGCTGGTACGGCGCAGGCGCGGCTGGATCCGGGTGGAGATCCGCGACCCCTCGCGGGCGCTGCCCTGCCTGCTGCCCCCCGGCCGCGAGCTGGACCTCAACGGCCGCGGGCTGTTCCTGGTCGACGCCCTGGCCGACCGCTGGGGCGTGGACCTGTTGCCACGCGGCAAATCGACCTGGTTCGAGCTGCGCCTCAGCGGCCGTTAG
- a CDS encoding ABC transporter ATP-binding protein, whose protein sequence is MSATAPAPAAPAAKRSVVRSLLRLWPYVRPVRVRVFGAAAVAIAAATLGLTMPLILKWIVDGPVADGDTTGVWLGGTVLLVVGLIEALLFGLRRWLVARPLTRVEAALRADLYQHVQRLPVSFHDRWATGQLLSRGTGDLQLLRMWLAFGLTFLIVNTATIVIGCVILLSQQWTLGLVLMAPVPVLIILCMVFETKYSVVARRAQDQMGDLTTLVEESILGIRVIKGFGRHRSQAQAFQALSQRLVDTEIRKAKLLAWIWTFIMTLPELFMGAILIIGVLQVADGGLTAGTLVAFMATAMALRWPVESIGFLLAMTNDTAAATDRFFEVMDVEVPPERAREPQPDQGAGTDEGIRFERVVFRFPDAPPEAPAVLDGIDLHIRPGETMALVGGTGSGKTALTALVPRLHEVTSGRITLDGTDVATLPLHEVRERVAVAFEEPTLFSASVRENILMGSPEEGGETPDAELERALGISQAGGFVGALPQGADTEVGEQGLSLSGGQRQRLALARAVVGRPRFLVLDDPLSALDVHTEAKVEAALREVLATTTALVVAHRPSTVQLADRVALLSGGRITAVGTHTELLRDNAEYRLLMTGTAHSGPSEPEEVTVR, encoded by the coding sequence ATGTCTGCCACAGCCCCCGCCCCAGCCGCCCCTGCCGCCAAGCGCTCCGTCGTCCGCTCCCTGCTGCGGCTGTGGCCCTATGTGCGGCCGGTGCGGGTGCGGGTCTTCGGCGCGGCGGCCGTGGCCATCGCGGCGGCCACCCTGGGGCTGACCATGCCGCTGATCCTCAAGTGGATCGTGGACGGCCCGGTAGCCGACGGGGACACCACCGGGGTGTGGCTGGGCGGCACCGTCCTGCTGGTGGTGGGCCTGATCGAGGCGCTGCTGTTCGGGCTGCGGCGGTGGCTGGTGGCCCGCCCGCTCACCCGGGTGGAGGCCGCGCTGCGCGCCGACCTGTACCAGCACGTCCAGCGGCTGCCGGTGTCCTTCCACGACCGGTGGGCGACCGGGCAGCTGCTCTCCCGGGGCACCGGAGACCTCCAGCTGCTGCGCATGTGGCTCGCCTTCGGGCTCACCTTCCTCATCGTCAACACCGCCACCATCGTCATCGGCTGCGTGATCCTGCTCTCCCAGCAGTGGACGCTCGGCCTGGTCCTGATGGCCCCCGTGCCGGTGCTGATCATCCTGTGCATGGTCTTCGAGACCAAGTACTCGGTGGTGGCCCGCCGCGCCCAGGACCAGATGGGCGACCTCACCACCCTGGTGGAGGAGTCGATCCTCGGTATCCGGGTCATCAAGGGCTTCGGTAGGCACCGCAGCCAGGCACAGGCGTTCCAGGCGCTCTCCCAGCGGCTGGTGGACACCGAGATCCGCAAGGCCAAGCTGCTGGCCTGGATCTGGACGTTCATCATGACGCTGCCCGAGCTGTTCATGGGCGCCATCCTGATCATCGGGGTGCTCCAGGTCGCCGACGGCGGGCTGACCGCCGGCACCCTGGTGGCGTTCATGGCCACCGCGATGGCGCTGCGCTGGCCGGTGGAGTCGATCGGGTTCCTGCTGGCCATGACCAACGACACGGCGGCCGCCACGGACCGGTTCTTCGAGGTGATGGACGTCGAGGTGCCCCCGGAGCGGGCCCGCGAGCCGCAGCCGGACCAGGGTGCGGGGACGGACGAGGGCATCCGCTTCGAGCGGGTCGTCTTCCGCTTCCCCGACGCCCCGCCCGAAGCCCCGGCCGTGCTGGACGGCATCGACCTGCACATCCGCCCCGGCGAGACCATGGCGCTGGTCGGCGGCACCGGCAGCGGCAAGACCGCGCTGACCGCGCTGGTTCCCCGGCTGCACGAGGTCACCTCGGGGCGGATCACCCTGGACGGCACGGACGTGGCCACCCTGCCGCTGCACGAGGTGCGCGAGCGGGTCGCGGTCGCCTTCGAGGAGCCGACCCTGTTCTCCGCCTCCGTCCGGGAGAACATCCTGATGGGCTCGCCCGAGGAGGGCGGCGAAACGCCGGACGCCGAGCTGGAGCGGGCGCTGGGCATCAGCCAGGCCGGCGGCTTCGTCGGCGCGCTCCCGCAGGGTGCCGACACCGAGGTCGGTGAGCAGGGACTGAGCCTGTCCGGCGGCCAGCGGCAGCGCCTCGCACTGGCCCGCGCGGTGGTCGGCCGGCCCCGCTTCCTGGTGCTGGACGACCCGCTGTCCGCCCTCGACGTGCACACCGAGGCCAAGGTGGAGGCGGCGCTGCGCGAGGTGCTGGCCACCACCACCGCGCTGGTCGTCGCCCACCGGCCCTCCACCGTGCAACTGGCCGACCGGGTCGCCCTGCTGTCCGGCGGCCGGATCACCGCAGTGGGCACCCACACCGAACTGTTGCGCGACAACGCCGAATACCGGCTGCTGATGACCGGCACGGCCCACAGCGGACCGTCCGAGCCAGAAGAGGTCACCGTCCGATGA
- a CDS encoding enoyl-CoA hydratase/isomerase family protein, translating to MTVDTAHLDVTDGVGTVRLNRPPLNALDSALQDRLRELAAEITGRDDIRAVVIWGGEKAFAAGADIKEMRAMDHAAMVDRARGLQEAFTAVARIPKPVVAAVTGYALGGGCELALCADVRFAAEDARLGQPEILLGLIPGAGGTQRLSRLIGPSRAKDLIFTGRQVKAAEALALGLVDRVLPADEVYREAHAWAARLAKGPAIALRAAKEAVDGGLDSGIDAGLALERTWFASLFATADRTEGFRSFIEEGPGKASFG from the coding sequence ATGACTGTGGACACCGCACACCTCGATGTCACGGACGGCGTCGGCACGGTACGGCTGAACAGGCCGCCGCTGAACGCCCTGGACAGCGCCCTGCAGGACCGGCTGCGGGAGCTGGCCGCCGAGATCACCGGACGCGATGACATCCGCGCGGTGGTGATCTGGGGCGGCGAGAAGGCCTTCGCGGCGGGCGCCGACATCAAGGAGATGCGCGCCATGGACCACGCCGCCATGGTGGACCGCGCCCGCGGCCTCCAGGAGGCGTTCACCGCGGTGGCCCGCATCCCCAAGCCGGTGGTGGCGGCCGTCACCGGGTACGCGCTGGGCGGCGGCTGCGAGCTGGCCCTGTGCGCCGATGTCCGGTTCGCCGCCGAGGACGCCAGGCTCGGACAGCCGGAGATCCTGCTCGGGCTGATCCCCGGCGCCGGCGGCACCCAGCGGCTGTCCCGGCTGATCGGCCCCTCCCGCGCCAAGGACCTGATCTTCACCGGCCGCCAGGTGAAGGCGGCCGAGGCACTCGCCCTGGGCCTGGTGGACCGGGTGCTGCCCGCCGATGAGGTGTACCGGGAGGCCCACGCCTGGGCCGCCCGGCTCGCGAAGGGCCCCGCGATCGCCCTGCGCGCCGCCAAGGAGGCCGTGGACGGCGGCCTCGACAGCGGGATCGACGCCGGCCTCGCCCTGGAACGCACCTGGTTCGCAAGCCTGTTCGCCACCGCCGACCGTACCGAGGGCTTCCGCAGCTTCATCGAGGAAGGTCCCGGCAAGGCCAGCTTCGGCTGA
- a CDS encoding L,D-transpeptidase, with the protein MVRRRPGGRFASSGVAALLGVVLLAVSACSGSSAADDKTGEDGKGGDPGNAISLAITPEDGAADVATTGEIAVAVDHGTLTAVSVTDAEGTEVPGELMDDNSGWQAQDHLANDTAYTVTATAEDKDGASATETSTFTTVAAGTTFSTSWTVVEGSEYGVGMILSVTFDAPIENTSAVADAIRITTEPAVEVEPHWFGSHRVDFRPQEYWEPGTEVGVQFRLRGVEGSQGVYGTASQDVNFTIGRSQITTVDDAKLTMDVVRDGEKVKTFDVTTGAPGMTTWNGKMVISEKYKETRMDGATVGFDGDYDIPDVPHAMRLSQSGTFIHGNYWGGDIFGNGRASHGCIGLRDTQGAGDPSTDGAWFYDNSLVGDVVEVINSNDDILAPDNGLSGWNMDWSEWGAGQ; encoded by the coding sequence ATGGTGCGTAGGCGGCCGGGCGGCAGATTCGCTTCCAGCGGGGTCGCGGCGCTACTGGGAGTGGTGCTGCTGGCGGTGTCGGCGTGCAGCGGAAGCAGCGCGGCCGACGACAAGACCGGTGAGGACGGCAAGGGCGGTGACCCCGGGAACGCGATATCCCTGGCCATCACCCCCGAGGACGGCGCCGCGGACGTGGCGACCACCGGTGAGATCGCGGTGGCCGTCGACCACGGCACGCTCACCGCGGTCAGCGTCACCGACGCCGAGGGCACCGAGGTCCCGGGCGAGCTGATGGACGACAACTCGGGCTGGCAGGCGCAGGACCACCTCGCCAACGACACGGCGTACACGGTGACCGCCACCGCCGAGGACAAGGACGGCGCCAGCGCCACCGAGACCTCCACCTTCACCACCGTGGCGGCCGGCACCACCTTCTCCACCTCCTGGACGGTCGTCGAGGGTTCCGAGTACGGCGTCGGCATGATCCTGTCGGTCACCTTCGACGCGCCGATCGAGAACACCTCCGCGGTCGCCGACGCCATCCGCATCACCACCGAGCCGGCCGTCGAGGTCGAGCCGCACTGGTTCGGCAGCCACCGGGTGGACTTCCGCCCCCAGGAGTACTGGGAGCCGGGCACCGAGGTCGGCGTGCAGTTCCGGCTGCGCGGCGTCGAGGGCTCGCAGGGCGTGTACGGCACCGCCAGCCAGGACGTGAACTTCACCATCGGCCGCAGCCAGATCACCACCGTCGACGACGCGAAGCTGACCATGGACGTCGTGCGCGACGGCGAGAAGGTGAAGACCTTCGACGTCACCACCGGGGCGCCCGGCATGACGACCTGGAACGGCAAGATGGTCATCTCCGAGAAGTACAAGGAGACCCGGATGGACGGCGCCACCGTCGGCTTCGACGGTGACTACGACATCCCGGACGTGCCGCACGCCATGCGGCTGAGCCAGTCCGGCACCTTCATCCACGGCAACTACTGGGGCGGCGACATCTTCGGCAACGGCCGCGCCAGCCACGGCTGCATCGGCCTGCGCGACACCCAGGGCGCCGGTGACCCCTCCACCGACGGCGCGTGGTTCTACGACAACTCGCTGGTGGGCGACGTGGTCGAGGTCATCAACTCCAACGACGACATCCTCGCCCCGGACAACGGCCTCAGCGGCTGGAACATGGACTGGAGCGAGTGGGGCGCGGGCCAGTAA
- a CDS encoding ADP-ribosyltransferase yields MLLKRITRRAAAVALPLALLFTSAGAVTGTTTATAVVCPVVEDKLYAAAVTDVDLDRITPDPVYRDNCRQLYRAEGRAPEIIFEEGFLPWDTVDGQYDLEAYVLENQHSPFVSATYDHDLYKDFRRTLYNYYIDAPGGIDVNLTIGDDHKYAGQVEVAFPGGIDRAFIAGACPIDRTTHTEIMARCVDNPHYDPWRN; encoded by the coding sequence ATGTTGCTCAAGCGAATCACCCGCCGCGCCGCGGCTGTTGCGCTCCCCCTCGCCCTGCTGTTCACCTCGGCCGGCGCCGTCACCGGCACGACCACCGCCACCGCCGTGGTCTGCCCGGTCGTCGAGGACAAGCTGTACGCCGCCGCCGTCACGGACGTCGATCTGGACCGGATCACCCCCGACCCCGTCTACCGCGACAACTGCCGCCAGCTGTACCGCGCCGAGGGCCGCGCCCCCGAGATCATCTTCGAGGAGGGCTTCCTGCCCTGGGACACGGTCGACGGGCAGTACGACCTGGAGGCGTACGTGCTGGAGAACCAGCACTCGCCGTTCGTCAGCGCGACCTACGACCACGACCTGTACAAGGACTTCCGCAGGACGCTCTACAACTACTACATCGACGCGCCGGGCGGCATCGACGTCAACCTGACCATCGGCGACGACCACAAGTACGCCGGCCAGGTGGAGGTCGCCTTCCCCGGCGGCATCGACCGCGCCTTCATCGCCGGTGCCTGTCCGATCGACCGGACCACCCACACCGAGATCATGGCGCGGTGCGTCGACAACCCGCACTACGACCCCTGGCGGAACTGA
- a CDS encoding ABC transporter ATP-binding protein, with amino-acid sequence MSTTTVTTTEESAGGPRRTPPPAAPDPIAQDRLPAPRSAPRELLFSLLRPHRVRVALAAIVLLAQQAAVQGTPLLVAYAIDRGVPAVRDNDNYGPLIAVAVAYLLCAVGGGALQHIFIRMAARISQRVLLDLRGRIYRHAQALSLDFHDRYTSGRLISRATTDVQSLRELLDEGLQEMLMVLVSVVYIGALLFYLDLGLGGAALLSFIPLLFLVQNYRRRSAERFSRRSTAIAKVIVKFSETLNGIRPVKAFRRESVNDAGFAVLNRQHERVNGDTILEMARFVLLSRMIAATGVAAIVMWGAYRVASGGMELGALAAGALYIRRLYDPIDRFAMILNNYQSASASLEKIAGLLHQRPDVPEPASPRTPAQRPAGQPGREVVFEGVRFAYRTGGEVLPTFELTLPAGQTTALVGTTGAGKSTLAKLLARFYDPTEGRVLLDGTDLRDLTLAELRRGVVMVTQEAFLFSGTVAENIAIGKPDADREEIERAAKAIGAHDFITALPDGYDTDVRKRGGRISAGQRQLVAFARVLLADPSVVILDEATSSLDIPGEKAVQDAMETVLRGRTAVVIAHRLSTVEIADRVLVMEGGRVVEDGKPADLIAGTGRFADLHRAWRDSLA; translated from the coding sequence ATGAGCACCACCACCGTCACCACCACCGAGGAGAGCGCCGGCGGTCCGCGGCGGACACCGCCGCCGGCGGCCCCCGATCCCATCGCCCAGGACCGGCTCCCCGCGCCCCGCAGCGCGCCGCGTGAGCTGCTGTTCTCGCTGCTGCGTCCGCACCGGGTGCGGGTGGCGCTGGCCGCGATCGTGCTGCTCGCCCAGCAGGCGGCGGTGCAGGGCACCCCGCTGCTGGTGGCCTACGCCATCGACCGGGGCGTTCCGGCCGTCCGCGACAACGACAACTACGGCCCGCTGATCGCGGTGGCCGTCGCGTACCTGCTGTGCGCGGTGGGCGGCGGCGCCCTCCAGCACATCTTCATCCGGATGGCGGCCCGGATCAGCCAGCGCGTCCTGCTGGATCTGCGCGGCCGGATCTACCGGCACGCGCAGGCGCTCAGCCTGGACTTCCACGACCGCTACACCTCGGGCCGCCTCATCTCCCGCGCCACCACCGATGTGCAGTCGCTGCGCGAACTCCTGGACGAGGGGCTCCAGGAGATGCTGATGGTGCTGGTGTCCGTGGTGTACATCGGCGCGCTGCTGTTCTATCTGGACCTGGGCCTGGGCGGGGCGGCGCTGCTGTCTTTCATCCCGCTGCTGTTCCTGGTGCAGAACTACCGGCGGCGTTCGGCCGAGCGGTTCAGCCGCCGCTCCACCGCGATCGCCAAGGTGATCGTGAAGTTCTCCGAGACCCTGAACGGCATCCGGCCGGTGAAGGCGTTCCGCCGCGAGTCCGTGAACGACGCCGGCTTCGCGGTGCTGAACCGGCAGCACGAGCGGGTGAACGGGGACACCATCCTGGAGATGGCGCGCTTCGTCCTGCTGTCGCGGATGATCGCGGCCACCGGCGTGGCGGCGATCGTGATGTGGGGCGCGTACCGGGTGGCGTCGGGCGGCATGGAGCTGGGTGCGCTGGCGGCCGGAGCGCTGTACATCCGCCGGCTGTACGACCCGATCGACCGGTTCGCGATGATCCTGAACAACTACCAGTCGGCGTCGGCCTCGCTGGAGAAGATCGCCGGGCTGCTGCACCAGCGTCCGGACGTGCCGGAGCCCGCCTCGCCCCGTACCCCGGCTCAGCGGCCGGCCGGACAGCCGGGGCGCGAGGTCGTCTTCGAGGGGGTGCGGTTCGCGTACCGCACGGGCGGCGAGGTGCTGCCCACCTTCGAGCTGACCCTGCCCGCCGGGCAGACCACGGCGCTGGTGGGGACCACCGGGGCCGGCAAGTCGACGCTGGCCAAGCTGCTGGCGCGGTTCTACGACCCGACCGAGGGCCGGGTGCTGCTGGACGGTACGGACCTGCGCGATCTGACCCTCGCCGAGCTGCGGCGCGGGGTGGTAATGGTGACGCAGGAGGCGTTCCTGTTCTCCGGCACCGTCGCGGAGAACATCGCCATCGGCAAGCCGGACGCCGACCGCGAGGAGATCGAGCGGGCCGCGAAGGCGATCGGCGCGCACGACTTCATCACGGCGCTGCCTGACGGCTACGACACGGATGTCCGCAAGCGGGGCGGCCGGATCTCGGCCGGGCAGCGGCAGCTGGTGGCCTTCGCGCGGGTGCTGCTGGCCGACCCCTCGGTGGTGATCCTGGACGAGGCGACCTCGTCGCTGGACATCCCGGGAGAGAAGGCGGTGCAGGACGCCATGGAGACGGTGCTGCGCGGCCGTACGGCGGTGGTGATCGCGCACCGGCTGTCGACGGTGGAGATCGCGGACCGGGTCCTGGTGATGGAGGGTGGCCGCGTCGTGGAGGACGGCAAGCCCGCCGATCTGATCGCGGGCACCGGCCGGTTCGCGGACCTGCACCGGGCCTGGCGGGACAGCCTGGCCTGA